The Natator depressus isolate rNatDep1 chromosome 19, rNatDep2.hap1, whole genome shotgun sequence DNA segment GTTTCATCGTGACTTGGGGACCTGTCTCGgccaggccagggcaggcaaggctCCGGTTGGCCGCATGTGACTGGTGCCTGATCCCCATGTTCTGTGTCACTCCCACCTGGCCAGTTCCACGGGATCGGCGCTTCTCACCCCACCGCCAGGGAAAAAGAAATGCTGACATTGCCATGGCAACAACCTTACAGGAGACGCAGCTTGGAAACAGACTCTGGCAGGGCTGATGCTGTGGGAACCTCTCTCTTTCTCGACTGAGACCTGCCAGTGCTCTGCGACCTGCCAGGGAGGAGGTCGGTACCCCTGCCTGGTAATCAGCGCCTGGGTTTTGATTGGAACTGACTGGCTTGGGGAAGAGGCAATGGGCTAGCGAGCCTGGATCTCTAacccacagccagccagcattGGTGAGGGCAGGCTGTACTGTCAgacagccagtcagtggctgaTGCAGATGGAGTCTGCGTGATTCCTGTCCTTAGTGGGCAAGTGTCCACATCACCAAAACCACCTTCCCATTAGCACTAACAGGCCCCGTTGTTGGCCAGTTCAACCAAGGGGCCCAAGGCTGGCTGGACTATGGGCTTTGCTCTCCTCCCACTAGAGCCCGCTCTGGCTCAGAGCCAAAGCACGCTGGCAGGGCTGtggagagcaggggggctggcactgctgcccatgctgtagctGTTCCCCTGGATAGAAGACTTCAGcctccagcacctttcaccagcacatgGTCCTGAGAAGCTTCGGGATCCAGCGCTGGCCTGAGAAGGAAAGGAGCAGGTGCCCGATGTGGAGCAATGAGCCCACCATGCCTCCGCGGCAGATGGCCAGCTGCAGCTCAGCCTGGAGCAATTCGCAGCGGCCACTGGCCTCTTTGGGGGGCAAAACTGCAGCGCATTTGCTTGCACAGAGGCAGCTTGGGGGTGGGCTTTCACCAGTCACTGGTgaccctgctccaccccaccaaTGTGATCTTTGGAGAAGGCTAGATAGCCCCTAGAATAAACCAGGTCTGCTGCTGCCCAGCCAGACTGTGTTCCCGCCCTCCCGGCAGGGGAACAATACAAAGGACTTGGAATTTATTACGTTCTTTTGTATCTCTATTCACTCTGTGTGGTGTGAGGGCGTTTGAGGCGCTCTAGTTAGTCTGCTTGGAGCAAGGAACTTTGAGCCAAGTTCCTGGGTTCTATAGCTAGAGTCATAGAACCAGGGGGTTAGAAGGGCCCGCAAGGGTCATCCAGTCTAATCTCCTGCCAAGGTGCAGGATtcgttgtgtctaaaccatccaagccAGGTGGCTGCCCTGGGTAAGCCATTGTCCAATCAAGTCACCAAGGCCTACATTTTTTCAGAAGTAGCCTCTCATTTTGGCTTtactctctgtgtctcagcttccTTCTCGGAGGATGGTGGTGAGGGGCTGATGGTACTTCCTGCTGAAGGAGGGTGGTGAGGGATAATGCATCAGCGTTTGCAGAACTCCTCGAAAGGTGCTAGAAGCCTCCTTAGTAGTATCCTCTTGGGATGCAAGCCCTGTGGCGGCTGGTGGCAGAGATGTAGTTGAGTGGCCGGCATTGTTCCAGCCATGGGACTCTTGGCAGGAGAAccaggctgagctggggctggtgggggcgAGGGAGCGTGTTCCCGTGATCATGTTGATGGGTGTGTGCAATGTTTAAAACTGTCAAATGGCTCTCACGTCACACACAGCCTTGCGAAAAGCCAACTGGGAAGCAGCATCTGTGTCCTGCTCCTGGAATGAGATCTGCAGCCCAATGAGGTCAGTGAAAAGACTTCTGTTgattcagtggggtttggatcagtgAGCCCTTCATGGCAAATACTGTCttcctatgtgtctgtacagcgcctagcaccctGGGCCTCTGATTCTGATTTAGAGCCTTTGGGCACCACTGCAGTATAAATAAAGCAAGTTCCATGATCTCCAAATACACAGCGGAGTAAGGAAGTGGAACCTGCTTCCCAGTTCCCTGTGTCCCATTTATCTACCAAAGAAATTAACACCAACTGCCAGCCCTGCTTAGTGTCTTTGCTTCTCTGCTGTGTGCAGTCAGGGTGCAGGAGCTCATTGCAAAAGGACTGGAGGGAAGGGAGACCTCTGCAGAGGACAGCCCCAGTCATCGTCTCTGTGGGTGTCATGAGGCTGCAGCTTTCTCCTGGAGTATTTCTTTAGCAACTGGATTAGGCAGCTGGGTGGGTTAAAGTCTAGGCAAAAACCTTGCTATAGCTTCTCCTTCCTGGGTGGGCCTCCGTATGCTCCCACAGTGGCTACAAAGCCCTGCAAAGGGGCTAAGGCTTCGGAGCtatgtttagccacggtggcagtGAGCCTGGGCACAGAGTGGGAAGAAGTGGCTGCCATCTTAACATAGTTTAGTATTCAAAGGGTGGCCAAACCCTGGCCTggatgaagtcaatgggggtatgtctacaggGCAAgtagacacccgcggctggcccgcgccagctgactcaggctaagcagcagttcaattgcaatgtaaatgtttgagctctgggaccctctaccttgcagggtcctagaacccatgcttcagcctgagcccgaacgtcTATACCAcagttaaatagccccttagcccaagtcagctggcacgggccagccgcaggtgtctaactgcagggtagacataccctgtgcaTCTTGCCATTGGTTTccgtgggagcaggatcaggccccgtCATCAAAATTCTAGGCTCGTTCTGTCTAAGCCAATGCCTGAGCTACCAGGATGTCTTGGCTGTAGGGCAGAGAGACTTGAACTTGCTGCTTGCGTCCGTTTAAGTAGGAGGGGTGCTTAGCTCAGGGCTCACGTTCCCCCTTGGTTGCATCTGGGTTCTGTAAGAATCGCTCCTCTTCATAATAAAAACGCCACCTTCGGAGCCAGGGGTGCCTGACAAACGGCAGTCAGTTAGCCCTCCCGCCGCGCTGATAGGGGTCACGTCAAGCACCTCTGAAATCCAGCTGCCGCCTGGAAACACCCCAACCCGTTCGCCTCTAGCCAAACAGAATGGGTTGGATTCCGACCTTACGCTGGCGTCCGCCAGGAGGAAGTGCGTGGAGCTAGACGCGGTAAAATCAGCGTTGGGTCAAGTCACTTCCTCGAGAAGCGGCTCCGACGGCAGGTGTCAGGCGTGTTCAAAcccagatttaaagggccagcgtGCGGCAAAGCACTGCACACACAAGCCTCAGTTTCTGAGAAGCCATTTCCAGCCTCTGCCTTTGGCCAATAGTTAGTAGAATGTTGCCTGAAGCTCAGGCATGGCAGACGCCTGAAACTTCAGGCGTTGCAAAGGAAAGGAAGCGTCAGCGCTGAAGCTGTCCTGAGCTGCTCCTCGGGCTTATGGCTCGGGACGGTGGGACTGAGACAAAACCCTCCCATTTCCCTCTAATAATCCCATGAGCCACGAGGAACTGGGTCTCTTACCGGTGCCTCAAGCAGCCAGAAAACGGGCCTGACTCTCCAGTGACCTGGCTAACTGCAGTggagtttctcctgatttacacccagcTGAGTGGGAGGAGGATCAGCCCCTATGTTTTTATTGTATGGAACCAGAATGGTCCAAGGAACATCCCAAATCCACACTAAAGACCCCTCTGGGATCAGTATGTTCCCAGATGTCACAGGAATGTTACAGACCTCCAGCCAACTCCTTTGTGGGGGGAACGAGGCCCTGTGCTAATAGAGAACTGAGTGCCCTCACCTCCTATTGAAGTCAGCGGGAACCGCAGATATTCAGCGGTTTGCAGGATCGGGCAGCTAAGGGCAGGAATAATTCATGCTCTTGAAATTGACTGACACTAAGTGGcatcaccctgcccccacccccctgggaaaggaggagaggaaTAAACAGTTCATGCAAAGGCCTTTTGGCCACCCCGGGTCCCTTTGTCGCTCACATGTGGGAGGCATGAATGATGAGGAGCATCTGGAGGTAATCACCTTCTCGGAGGGTGGCTGACTCCTGCAGATCCTCAGAGATGTGTTTCCACccacaaacatttgcattttggAGACCAGCATGTGCACATCTGACAGTGGAATTTGGTTCTGTGGGTGTGATTTAAAACTCTGCttcccttaaagggacaggggcAGGTTCCAGAATAACACTAAGTCCTTCTGTGGTGGTGGTCATCCCTCAcctctcaaatcactttacaaaggtgcaaatggggaaactgaggcccagaggaagtgacatgacttgtccaaggccagacagtgagtcagtggcaaaggcGAGAGTAGGAAACTTTTTACTGAAGAATCCAAGGGCCGGGCACACACGACCTGTTGCATGAAATATCTCCAGAGGGAGAACAAATATGTCCTTGAACATGCAGGTTTCTTGGGATCTATGTAGTTGCAACTGGAGTCATTCCCTTCAAGATTCAGGTGTTCATGGAAGAAGGAAAAGATACAAAGGTTCTTGTGTGTCCCTCGCAAGCAGGAGTCCCAGTGTTGGTACTGAGAGCATGAAGGCTTCTCTCAGAGGAGAGACCCCAGGTGGTTAATGATATTGTCTAGGCTTTCTAACCAATGGTTGGAAAAGCATCCAAAATCAGATCCCACTGGGCCCCACACTCTTGTTAAATGTGAAGGGAAAGTTAGTGCAGGTAGGCAGTGCTGCTTGCCATCCCTACAGGCTGAAATCTTCCATTTGCCCACGACGCAGTTACTACGTGGACCTCGCCAGTGTATCTCCAGCTTGATGCAGAGGGGAACACCCTTAGAGGTGCAAAAGGAGTTCTTTCTCCAGGGCCCATTCATACCTGCCCCCTGGGAAGTGGACTTAGACCCAGCAAACTCATTGCATATAGGCATTGACTAGTCATTGGGTGGTAACAGCTTTAGGTCTGGGTGGGAAGGGcgacctagaagtgaaaggccCCAGTTCTGAGGTGCTGGGCCGTTGCCAAGGGATGGAATCGGAGTCATACTTTCTGTTCGGTCTCCTGGGATATTTGACATGAGCATGACcatttctctctcccaccccaggaTCAGTGCTGTGGAGTCCCAGgccttctctgccctccccagccTGCGTTACCTGGACTTGAGCAATAACCGCTTGGCTACCATCCATCCTGACGCTTTCAGCTCCAGGAACAACTCCATCCGGGAGCTGAACCTGAGCCGCTCGTTCTACAACTCCTCCGCCATCCGGCCCGTGGCAGCTGCCATAGTCCAGGGCGGCTTCCGGAGCCTCTCCAAGCTGGAGCTGACCAACAATGAGATAGTCTACCTGCCGCTGGGCATGTTCTCCAGCCTCCGCAGCCTCCGGCACCTGGACTTGAGGAACAACTCCCTGGTGGACATCAAGAACTCCACCTTTGCTGGCCTCCACCTCGAGCACCTCGACTTGACCTTGAACGCCCTCAAGACCCTGCGGATCGAGGCgctggctgagctggggaggcAGCTGCGCCTTCGCCTCTTCCTGAGGGACAATCCTTTCGTGTGCAACTGTGACATCGAGGACCTGGTGAGCTGGCTGAATCAGAGCCAGCAGGTGGCCGACATGGAGAAACTGGTCTGTGTCTTCCCCCGGCACCTCCAGAACACATCCCTGTTGGACCTGgccggggcagagctgggctgccacTCCAGCCAGCACAGCAAGAACACTCTGCAGACCTCCTACGTCTTCCTGGGCATCGTTCTGGGCATCATCGGCATGGTCTTCCTCTTCGTGCTCTACCTGAACCGCAGGGGCATCAAGACGT contains these protein-coding regions:
- the LOC141974434 gene encoding trophoblast glycoprotein-like; translated protein: MSLREPPPASLGSWGLLLLSLLLAPLACQACPAPCECSEPARTVKCVLKELKAVPAEIPRYTRNLFITSNQIALISSQDFQGLPNLVTLSLANNRISAVESQAFSALPSLRYLDLSNNRLATIHPDAFSSRNNSIRELNLSRSFYNSSAIRPVAAAIVQGGFRSLSKLELTNNEIVYLPLGMFSSLRSLRHLDLRNNSLVDIKNSTFAGLHLEHLDLTLNALKTLRIEALAELGRQLRLRLFLRDNPFVCNCDIEDLVSWLNQSQQVADMEKLVCVFPRHLQNTSLLDLAGAELGCHSSQHSKNTLQTSYVFLGIVLGIIGMVFLFVLYLNRRGIKTWVNSTRDACRDFMEEYRYRYEIDSDPHVTQVATLDI